AGATAGAAGCGAAATACAGTAAAAACAGATGTGCTGATAAAAGCGGCAGGCCCAGCTTGACAAGTGCAGGGGCAATAGCCGTTGCACAGACAATATAAGCGGCAGTCGTAGGAAGTCCCATTCCGAGAATTGCGCAGACAATCATCGAAAGTACTAATGAGATGGCCAAAGAACTGTTACCCATTTGCACAATGAAATTGGAGAACTTCAAACCAAGGCCAGTCAAGGAGAATATCCCCACCACGATACCTGAAGTTGCACAGGCGCTGAGAACAGTACAAAGGGATTTGCCTGCACCAACGGCACCTTTGAGAACCCCCTGGCCAGTCAAGCGTTCTTTGGAGTCAAGCAACCCACAAATGATAATAGTCAAGGTAGAATAAATGGCTGCTGTCATTGGGGTAGTCTTGAACCCAAGCAAAAGGACCAGCAGTACGATAACAGGAATAAACAGTTTCATACCCCTAGCTAAAGAATCTTTCAAATCAGGGAGATCAGCGGCATCCAAGCCTTTCAACTGATAGCGGACCGCTTCCAAATCCACCATCTTAAACAGACAGATATAATACATCATCGCAGGAATCACTGCGCCAATGCATACCGTCGCATAGGGAATACCGGCAACATCGGCAAGGACGAAAGCTGCAGCTCCCATGATCGGAGGCATAATCTGACCACCTGTGGAAGCGACAGCCTCGATAGCACCGGCAGTTGCCTTTGGATACCCGTTGCGTTTCATCAAAGGAATCGTGAAAGCCCCGGTACTTACGACATTTGCAACACAACTACCGGAGATAGTCCCGAACAAGGCACTAGCGATTACCGCCATCTTGGCGGGGCCCCCACGTTTTTTGCCTGCAAGGGCGATTGCGATATTCTGGAATATGACATCGGCTCCCGATGCGTTGAGGTACGCTGCAAACATGAGAAACAAATATACATTCGAGGCACTGGTTCCTGTAGGGACACCATAAATACCCCTGTCACTAAAAAGAGCCAACACTATCCGATGCAAAGAATATCCTCTATTGCCGAACAAACCCGGAATTGAGTTTCCTACAAGCGCATATATGACAGCCAATATCGCAATGATGGGAAGAATGATCCCAAGTACCCGACGAGAGGCTTCCAGGACAATCAGAGACAGAATCAGTCCAAAATAGAAAATTTCATCAGTGATTATGTTATTCTGCATATTCTGAGAATATTCTTGGAAATTCAAAATTACATATAGGCTGATTATCAGAACCATTGCAATGATAATCCAATCGATAATGCGGCAAAGCGCCACCAGAGAGGTTTTGCCTCTTGCCCCATGGACATCCAAAGGATAATAAAGAAAAACCAAAATCAGGCCAATCATTACATGGTAGGCATAAAACTGGATGCTAGGCAGCGTAAAAACAGTATAATTGCCAACATGAAGAGCTATGGCAAATAGCGATACAAAAAGGATTAAGGCTGATATCATACCCTGATATTTTGATTCTGTATGTTTCATGTGGAGTACTCCTCTACGGTGGCAATACGTTTTAAATAACCCTGTTTTTCCCTAGACTTAGGAAAAAACAGGGCTTACGGGGAAAAAAATCAGGGGTTCAAACGAGCGGGAACATCGATACCTTGTTCCTTCAGATATTTGACTACTCCCGGATGCAAAGGAATATTGAAATTCAAGGAATTATCGGAAGTACAATACTTCAGGCTCTTGTGTACAGCGAGCAAATCGGGATTATGCTCATAGATAGTCTTGGCAATAAGATATGCATCATCATCAGAAAGGTCTGAAGAACAAACTAGCATATTCCATTCAGAGACAGTCGGAACATCTGCTATGGCACCTGAATAAGAACCCTTGGGCATAGTGGAAGCCGTATAGAACGGGAAGGCTTCTGAAAGGAACTTCTGCTCATCTACGGTCAAGCCTATAAAACGCAGGGTCTTGGTAGCCTCCAATTCGGTAATTGCTGCAAACGGGGGATAAGAAAACAATACGGCAACATCAACTTGTCCCTGGGATACAGCCGAAGCCGTTGCCCCATGTCCATCATTGAAAATCGAGGAAGGCTCTATGCCCATTTTCCCAAAGGCCTCCCGAAGGACGCCATCCATTGCAGCCCCCTTTGAACCAAGCCCGATGATTTTCCCAGTGAAATCGGAAATACTGTGAATACCGCTACTGGCAAGGGCATACATAGTCATGTAGGAAGGATACAGAGGAACCAATCCCCTCACCTTCGTCATGGGTTTGCCATT
The sequence above is a segment of the Sphaerochaeta pleomorpha str. Grapes genome. Coding sequences within it:
- a CDS encoding TAXI family TRAP transporter solute-binding subunit, whose translation is MKKAFCVLGILVFVLFLAPCQGQKDGSTTGSASSSPKRYSIGTSSNGGNFYLIGGGIATILNNALPQKYVFTSEETGGSAANLAMIENGDAEIGFAMTSALSAGLDGTAKWTNGKPMTKVRGLVPLYPSYMTMYALASSGIHSISDFTGKIIGLGSKGAAMDGVLREAFGKMGIEPSSIFNDGHGATASAVSQGQVDVAVLFSYPPFAAITELEATKTLRFIGLTVDEQKFLSEAFPFYTASTMPKGSYSGAIADVPTVSEWNMLVCSSDLSDDDAYLIAKTIYEHNPDLLAVHKSLKYCTSDNSLNFNIPLHPGVVKYLKEQGIDVPARLNP
- a CDS encoding TRAP transporter permease translates to MKHTESKYQGMISALILFVSLFAIALHVGNYTVFTLPSIQFYAYHVMIGLILVFLYYPLDVHGARGKTSLVALCRIIDWIIIAMVLIISLYVILNFQEYSQNMQNNIITDEIFYFGLILSLIVLEASRRVLGIILPIIAILAVIYALVGNSIPGLFGNRGYSLHRIVLALFSDRGIYGVPTGTSASNVYLFLMFAAYLNASGADVIFQNIAIALAGKKRGGPAKMAVIASALFGTISGSCVANVVSTGAFTIPLMKRNGYPKATAGAIEAVASTGGQIMPPIMGAAAFVLADVAGIPYATVCIGAVIPAMMYYICLFKMVDLEAVRYQLKGLDAADLPDLKDSLARGMKLFIPVIVLLVLLLGFKTTPMTAAIYSTLTIIICGLLDSKERLTGQGVLKGAVGAGKSLCTVLSACATSGIVVGIFSLTGLGLKFSNFIVQMGNSSLAISLVLSMIVCAILGMGLPTTAAYIVCATAIAPALVKLGLPLLSAHLFLLYFASISAITPPVAVASYAASGIAEENPMKVSWKAFSLGITGFILPFAFAFNPEYLSIGFDFTTLVTLISAVVVAMSVAICLQGIVEERISIFERLAYFAIACVAITPNQGASLLASLCFLVIYSVRKIQAKRKKTVTALAG